The window GATGTGGTGAAAGAAATGAATCGCCTGGGTATCATGGTGGATATCTCCCATGTGGACGACAGTACATTCTGGGATGTACTTAAGATCAGCCAGGTTCCGCCGATTGCCTCCCATTCATCCTGCCGTAAATTCGTACCGGGTTTTGAACGCAACATGAGCGACGAAATGATCATTGCGCTGGCAAAGGCCGGTGGTGTTATCCAGATCAACTTCGGATCTTCCTTTATCAGTGGGGACTTTAACAAAAAGAGTACTGTACTTCGTGAAAAGCTTGACCAATGGGCAAAAGAAAACAATGTTGATCCACACGCTGCTGAAGCTACCGAAAAACGTAAGAAGATGATAGAAGAGGAAGGACTGCAGGTAGTGGACCTGAAGGAAGTGGCAGACCACATCGATCACGTTGTGAAGATTGCCGGAATAGATGCTGTGGGACTTGGATCCGACTATGACGGTGTAGGTCCCACCCTGCCAAAGGGACTTGAAGATGTATCCAAATTCCCGAACCTGATTGAAGAACTATTGAATCGTGGGTATAGTGAAGAAGATATAGAAAAGATATGCTCCGGTAACCTGTTCCGGGTTTGGAAGCAAACCGAACAGAAAGCCGCAGAACTTCAGGCCGCCAGTTAATTACCGTGGGAATGTCAGCAGACCTTGCAGGTATTGCTCCCGAAGATACTTTCAGAATTCCACCCCGGTGGCTTTTGGTCTTAAGCTGCCTGTCATTTATTGGC is drawn from Flavobacteriales bacterium and contains these coding sequences:
- a CDS encoding dipeptidase, translated to MAKRFTITDTHIDVPYRLNEEWEDISQRTVKGDFDYVRCMEGGLDVPFMSIYIPADYQEKGGAKALADSLIDMVEGFEKANPDKFKVVHTMLQVNENLGQNKVLLAMGMENGAGIEDDLANLKHFYDRGIRYITLTHSKVNRICDSSYDTVRVHHGLSKFGEDVVKEMNRLGIMVDISHVDDSTFWDVLKISQVPPIASHSSCRKFVPGFERNMSDEMIIALAKAGGVIQINFGSSFISGDFNKKSTVLREKLDQWAKENNVDPHAAEATEKRKKMIEEEGLQVVDLKEVADHIDHVVKIAGIDAVGLGSDYDGVGPTLPKGLEDVSKFPNLIEELLNRGYSEEDIEKICSGNLFRVWKQTEQKAAELQAAS